In Pan troglodytes isolate AG18354 chromosome 21, NHGRI_mPanTro3-v2.0_pri, whole genome shotgun sequence, one genomic interval encodes:
- the LOC747599 gene encoding CMP-N-acetylneuraminate-beta-galactosamide-alpha-2,3-sialyltransferase 1-like isoform X1 has product MLGTSVAPASSSRCQVSGPIYCLPGAPSSGPEIMIRYRSLGLVAAYVLSLWLITSFLHQHSSQKDLRNMAKIHPGICHCPSDFSRKCNCSSEVHTCSACLHVPGESDWFDRRFDSTVEPLQRPQDPTSNDALILWLGLERVKSEKEVENKQQQLIKAPPLCPLGHVVSNCQVCAVVGNSRSLRSSGLGFRINQREVVLRMNQAPVRGFEADVGNRTTMRIMYPGIASPQDPGTQLLLLPLNSSGLEWFISVLHKQTSMWKQKKPWISDSSGSWWN; this is encoded by the exons ATGCTGGGGACGTCTGTGGCCCCAGCCTCTTCTTCCCGGTGCCAGGTGTCGGGGCCAATCTACTGTCTGCCAGGGGCACCATCGTCAGGGCCAGAGATCATGATTCGATACAGGAGTTTGGGCCTGGTGGCTGCCTATGTCCTTTCACTGTGGCTGATCACCTCCTTCCTACACCAGCACTCCAGCCAGAAGGACCTCCGTAATATGGCCAAGATACACCCAGGAATCTGCCACTGTCCCAGCGACTTTTCCAGAAAATGCAACTGCTCATCTGAGGTCCACACatgctctgcctgcctccacGTGCCTGGCGAGTCTGACTGGTTTGACAGACGCTTCGACAGTACCGTTGAACCCCTACAGAGGCCACAAGATCCCACATCCAATGATGCTCTGATATTGTGGCTG GGACTCGAGAGGGTCAAGTCAGAGAAGGAGGTTGAGAATAAGCAGCAGCAGCTGATTAAAGCACCTCCCCTGTGCCCACTGGGCCATGTAGTGTCCAACTGCCAGGTCTGTGCAGTGGTGGGAAACTCAAGGTCTCTACGGAGCTCTGGCCTTGGCTTCAGGATTAATCAACGTGAAGTGGTCCTCAG GATGAACCAGGCCCCTGTCCGAGGCTTTGAGGCAGATGTGGGGAACAGGACCACCATGCGCATTATGTACCCTGGGATTGCCAGCCCTCAGGACCCCGGTACCCAACTGCTGCTGCTTCCGTTGAATTCATCTGGTCTGGAGTGGTTCATAAGTGTACTGCATAAACAGACAAGCATGTGGAAGCAAAAAAAACCCTGG ATTTCAGACAGTTCAGGTTCCTGGTGGAACTGA
- the C20H20orf173 gene encoding uncharacterized protein C20H20orf173, with protein sequence MKRRQIFVLWVFWVLILWLMTPYLDLTPESAPQEKRIYLVPWRCDCPWFSSGKCGCPSETLNCSSCHHTADEWNWLDVCSRKTMGYLMRTTESMTSDTVLWWLGMNSGSELGKLWRKLFKGIPRLSVSHFDFYCGTCVLLGRPQIPQGSSLGNDIDQYPVVFRNASDQGSWMQLEMLLRKLSDLVWTSDALSDEILEDGLVP encoded by the exons ATGAAGCGCCGGCAGATTTTTGTCCTGTGGGTCTTTTGGGTGCTCATCCTCTGGCTGATGACCCCCTATCTGGATCTGACACCTGAATCAGCACCCCAGGAAAAACGAATATACTTGGTACCATGGCGTTGTGACTGCCCTTGGTTCAGTTCCGGGAAGTGTGGCTGCCCTTCTGAGACCCTCAACTGCTCCTCCTGCCACCACACAGCCGACGAATGGAACTGGCTTGATGTGTGCTCCAGGAAGACTATGGGGTACCTGATGAGGACAACAGAGTCTATGACCTCTGACACTGTGCTCTGGTGGTTG GGCATGAACTCAGGGAGCGAGCTTGGGAAATTGTGGAGGAAGCTGTTTAAAGGGATTCCCAGGCTCTCGGTGAGCCATTTTGATTTCTATTGTGGGACTTGTGTGCTGTTGGGGCGCCCACAGATCCCGCagggctccagccttggcaacgaCATCGACCAATACCCCGTGGTTTTCAG GAATGCCAGCGACCAGGGCTcctggatgcagctggagatGCTACTGCGGAAGCTCTCTGACCTGGTGTGGACTTCAGATGCTCTAAGTGATGAG ATTTTGGAAGATGGTCTGGTTCCCTAG
- the LOC747599 gene encoding CMP-N-acetylneuraminate-beta-galactosamide-alpha-2,3-sialyltransferase 1-like isoform X2, giving the protein MAKIHPGICHCPSDFSRKCNCSSEVHTCSACLHVPGESDWFDRRFDSTVEPLQRPQDPTSNDALILWLGLERVKSEKEVENKQQQLIKAPPLCPLGHVVSNCQVCAVVGNSRSLRSSGLGFRINQREVVLRMNQAPVRGFEADVGNRTTMRIMYPGIASPQDPGTQLLLLPLNSSGLEWFISVLHKQTSMWKQKKPWISDSSGSWWN; this is encoded by the exons ATGGCCAAGATACACCCAGGAATCTGCCACTGTCCCAGCGACTTTTCCAGAAAATGCAACTGCTCATCTGAGGTCCACACatgctctgcctgcctccacGTGCCTGGCGAGTCTGACTGGTTTGACAGACGCTTCGACAGTACCGTTGAACCCCTACAGAGGCCACAAGATCCCACATCCAATGATGCTCTGATATTGTGGCTG GGACTCGAGAGGGTCAAGTCAGAGAAGGAGGTTGAGAATAAGCAGCAGCAGCTGATTAAAGCACCTCCCCTGTGCCCACTGGGCCATGTAGTGTCCAACTGCCAGGTCTGTGCAGTGGTGGGAAACTCAAGGTCTCTACGGAGCTCTGGCCTTGGCTTCAGGATTAATCAACGTGAAGTGGTCCTCAG GATGAACCAGGCCCCTGTCCGAGGCTTTGAGGCAGATGTGGGGAACAGGACCACCATGCGCATTATGTACCCTGGGATTGCCAGCCCTCAGGACCCCGGTACCCAACTGCTGCTGCTTCCGTTGAATTCATCTGGTCTGGAGTGGTTCATAAGTGTACTGCATAAACAGACAAGCATGTGGAAGCAAAAAAAACCCTGG ATTTCAGACAGTTCAGGTTCCTGGTGGAACTGA